Proteins encoded by one window of Chanos chanos chromosome 7, fChaCha1.1, whole genome shotgun sequence:
- the LOC115816502 gene encoding splicing factor, arginine/serine-rich 19 — translation MYDSDREEDEEEEDDDDDDEDEEDMEELRGRMMRRRKKRKTATSTSKKKAAAPRAQPRPLSFSRPTPSTPPPCPSFQAPLAPPTTNINNNININIGRGPGSSGSRRQHCPYCGRHFRSLARHLEKHHDQQPEVRAAMELAQLHTHSSHPSAVPAATSHKLSFSSPQPSSSTASSSSVPSLFSREKDSQNGASGSGVSFSLSLSPPVAASSKKSPASLSSPSRKSTATPTPPVKSSPVTPPNPPARRGRRPKKEKVEQQKKQEEMERAKEEAPPTPGREEEEEEEEEELEMSEVREEESPEEKNGEMTSSHRPHMPPLLSSLSTLVLYLRRQQHSSFLSLSRTPNSAEAWRLLCHSSLALLILYNRHRECEVAKLTVQDYQNRVTPSAPNAASPNPAGGALPALSPLESCLSPFERHVLCHLPRVGVLGKRGRVQPLILPPHAEACLDLLLRTCSDVGVDPESPYVFSRPYHSPATPLRGTDLLRGLARSSGAKNPAALTAPRARRQVAILTQLLLLEEGERQQGAAAKRLEDFLQSEYHVTQSCARIGQDPALMGRVGRVVLYGERDGVLFRGMSLQHICLELDVMSGNSADSFSDDSEAEGEKSKERAEVGKKGAGNGKGPRPKKESSPHPMSVTPSPSGPHKKRNSQPKSGKRGVLKRPWSEAERVAVETHLKRNIMELRVPAKADCERCLQHCPLLVTNQRDWRAIKFYCHNRIQLLKKQGRREGNVATVC, via the exons ATGTA CGACTCCGACCgggaggaggacgaggaagaggaggatgacgacgatgatgacgaAGATGAAGAGGACATGGAGGAGCTAAGGGGCCGCATGATGCGTCGACGCAAAAAACGAAAGACTGCGACCTCGACCTCGAAGAAAAAGGCCGCCGCCCCCAGGGCCCAGCCCCGCCCCTTGTCTTTCTCACGCCCCACCCCTTCCACGCCTCCTCCCTGCCCCAGCTTCCAGGCCCCCCTGGCCCCGCCcaccacaaacataaacaacaacataaacataaacattggCCGCGGGCCCGGCAGCTCGGGGAGCAGGCGACAGCACTGCCCCTACTGCGGCCGGCATTTCCGCTCTTTGGCCCGGCACCTGGAAAAACACCACGACCAGCAGCCGGAAGTCCGAGCCGCGATGGAACTGGCTCAGCTCCACACTCATTCCTCCCACCCTTCGGCAGTTCCCGCCGCGACCtcgcacaaactctctttctcctccccccAGCCCTCCTCTTCgaccgcctcctcctcctctgtgccATCGTTGTTTTCCCGAGAGAAGGACTCTCAGAACGGCGCCAGCGGCTCGGGcgtttctttctccctctctctctccccgcctgTGGCTGCCTCCTCCAAAAAGAGCcctgcctccctctcctccccttcccGAAAGAGTACGGCCACGCCCACCCCTCCTGTGAAGAGCTCCCCGgtcaccccccccaaccctccggCCAGGAGGGGGCGCAGGCcgaagaaagaaaaggtggaACAGCAGAAGAAgcaagaggagatggagagagcaaaGGAGGAGGCCCCTCCCACAccaggcagagaggaagaggaagaggaggaggaggaagagctaGAGATGAGCGAAGTCCGAGAGGAAGAAAGCCCAGAGGAGAAAAACGGAGAGATGACAAG ttcccACAGACCTCACatgcctcctctcctctcctccctctccacgCTGGTTCTCTACCTCCGCCGGCAGCAACATTCctcattcctctccctctctcggaCGCCCAACTCTGCGGAGGCCTGGCGTCTGCTGTGCCACTCCAGCCTGGCTCTCCTCATCCTCTATAACCGGCACCGCGAGTGCGAGGTGGCCAAACTCACCGTTCAGGACTACCAAAACCGCGTCACGCCTTCCGCCCCCAACGCCGCCTCCCCGAACCCCGCCGGGGGCGCCCTCCCCGCTCTCTCCCCTCTCGAATCCTGTTTGTCGCCCTTCGAACGCCACGTGCTGTGCCACCTGCCCCGCGTGGGCGTCCTGGGCAAACGCGGGCGCGTCCAGCCCCTCATCCTGCCCCCCCACGCCGAGGCCTGTCTGGACCTGCTCCTGCGGACGTGCTCGGACGTCGGCGTCGACCCCGAGAGCCCGTACGTCTTCTCCCGGCCGTACCACTCCCCCGCCACCCCGCTGAGGGGCACCGACCTGCTCCGGGGGCTGGCCCGCTCCAGCGGCGCCAAGAACCCGGCGGCCCTGACGGCGCCGCGGGCCCGCAGGCAGGTGGCCATCCTCACCCAGCTCCTGCTCCTGGAGGAGGGCGAGAGGCAGCAGGGCGCGGCGGCCAAGCGGCTGGAGGACTTCCTGCAGAGCGAGTACCACGTGACGCAGAGCTGCGCCCGCATCGGGCAGGACCCGGCGCTGATGGGCCGGGTGGGGCGGGTGGTGCTgtacggagagagagacggagttCTTTTCCGCGGGATGAGCCTGCAGCACATCTGCCTGGAGCTGGACG tgatgtccGGGAACTCTGCGGACTCCTTCTCGGACGACTCGGAGGCGGAAGGggagaagagtaaagagagggCGGAGGTGGGAAAGAAAGGAGCGGGGAACGGGAAAGGGCCTCGGCCGAAAAAGGAGAGCAGCCCCCACCCCATGTCagtcaccccctccccctccggACCCCACAAGAAAAGAAACTCACAGCCCAAATCAG GTAAACGCGGCGTGCTGAAGCGGCCGTGGTCGGAGGCGGAGCGCGTTGCCGTGGAAACACACCTGAAGCGGAACATCATGGAGCTGCGGGTGCCGGCGAAGGCCGACTGCGAACGCTGCCTACAgcactgccccctgctggttaCCAACCAGCGCGACTGGAGGGCCATCAAGTTCTACTGCCACAACCGTATACAGCTACTGAAGAAACAAGGTCGCAGGGAGGGCAACGTCGCCACTGTCTgctaa